In Vibrio echinoideorum, the following proteins share a genomic window:
- a CDS encoding GNAT family N-acetyltransferase, with protein MTKADLDGAAFVHQAAFVRQQNSREWLQCNLNAAPRFLNFVAESEGEIVGYIIWVQKSGFRPQAVLELEQLAVLPSAQGKGLGKKLILDSLPQVKQQLAQQGSTLKHVLVTTRADNFAQKLYQSTLGAEVEATISNLYSADEVLMIARNVGERV; from the coding sequence ATGACGAAAGCCGACCTCGATGGGGCGGCTTTCGTCCACCAAGCAGCCTTTGTTCGACAGCAAAATTCGCGAGAGTGGTTACAATGTAACTTAAATGCCGCGCCGCGCTTTCTTAACTTTGTTGCAGAGAGCGAAGGCGAGATCGTGGGTTACATTATTTGGGTTCAGAAGAGTGGGTTTAGACCTCAAGCTGTATTGGAGTTAGAACAACTTGCCGTGTTACCTAGTGCACAGGGTAAAGGATTAGGCAAGAAGCTGATTCTTGATTCGCTGCCGCAAGTAAAGCAGCAGCTAGCGCAGCAAGGGTCAACACTAAAGCATGTTCTGGTTACCACCAGAGCAGACAATTTTGCACAAAAACTGTATCAGTCGACATTAGGCGCTGAAGTCGAAGCCACGATTTCAAACCTTTATTCTGCTGATGAAGTGCTTATGATCGCTCGCAATGTGGGTGAGCGGGTCTGA